The Pungitius pungitius chromosome 10, fPunPun2.1, whole genome shotgun sequence DNA window CACATCTGTTGGAACATCTTTGCTCGAATGAACATGCGGTTGGTTGTTTTTCAAGTGTATTTGAATTTGTCATTCTGCCGTATCCTTAAGTTTTTAGTTAATGGAGACAACATAACAACCAGATGTTGCTCTCTGGTGTTGCAGAGCTTCAAGGTCTATACGTGTACAGTAAATAgttgttgaaaaatgtaaatgttactgCCGATATTTTTAAGTCCAAACCTCCccaatcacttttcttttcctttctttcattcGTAACCTTGCTTTAGGTTTTCACTTCTGCTCATATTCAAACCCTTCACCCACCTCTCACACTCCTTTTCCTTCCCTCTGCAGTATAACAAGCCTAGTGATTTGGTGGTGCCAGAGATGGTCAATGGTCTTCAGGACAACTTGGATGTGGTGGTGTCTCTTGCCGAGAGACATTATTATAACTGTGATTTCAAGATGTGCTACAAACTCACATCAATGTAGGTGTTCCTCTTGTTCTGTTGTTCTTAGTGTAATGTGAAGATCTCCCTCCTGTATGTACTGTAGCCTGCTTCAATATCCAGCTTTGCCTTAAATTCTTAATGTACCTCAGCTACAGAAAGTGCTTTTGAGTAATACACATCTATCAATATGTGTGATTGTATTTTAACAGTAAACTCAAAAAAGCCAATGAATAATGACCAAAATCACAGTTGGGTATCGACTCCGATGATTGGATTCCACTCTACATAGGGATAAACGTGTGATTGCAGTAGAATGTCTACAAAAATGCTCCACCACACAATGTGTCCCTTTGTTTGCATTTCAGGGTGATGGTTAAAGACCCCTTCCATGCAAATTGTTTGCCCGTCCACATAGGAACTCTGGTGGAGCTTGGAAAAGCAAACGGTAAAATACCTCACATTTGTGCACGTTTCGTGTTCTTGCTTAGCCTACCCATCAGTATAACGGCTAATTGGTTGATTTTGCTgagtgttgttttctttcccctgcAGAATTATTTTACCTCTCGCACAAACTCGTAGACTTGTATCCTAACAACCCAGTAAGTGTTACGGCCTATTTCTCGCATTATTTACATAATTCGCTCCATTTGATAACCACCATAAACCTTTTATCAGGTGTCCTGGTTCGCTGTTGGGTGCTACTATCTCATGGTCGGTCATAAAAATGAACACGCTCGGCGTTACCTCAGGTATGCAACCTCACACTTTAAATATACCCTGTTTGATGTTTATGTTTTGCTGCAGTTATCCATATTATGGAATATTGCGTGTCTCCTGCAGCAAAGCCACAACGCTGGAGAGGACGTACGGCCCTGCATGGATTGCATACGGTCATTCTTTTGCGGTTGAGAGTGAGCACGACCAAGCCATGGCTGCCTACTTCACGGCTGCCCAGCTCATGAAAGGGTAAGTTAATCACTGACAGGCTCTGGAGATCTCATCTCCACATATTACACTATATCCCTTCCAGGTGACCGTAGTTTGTGGCCTTCTCTCATCCAGGTGTCACTTACCCATGCTCTACATCGGCCTGGAGTACGGTCTGACCAACAACTCCAAGCTGGCAGAGCGTTTCTTCAGCCAGGCGCTCAGCATCGCTCCCGAGGACCCGTTCGTCATTCACGAGGTGGCCGTGGTTGCCTTTCAAAATGGAGAGTGAGTTATAGAGTCCCGAGCACAAACCACCAACACGTAGGGCCTCCACATGGACAAGAACGGGACTGAAAACCCCACAAGTTTCTATTGCAGTATTCTATTCAGAATACTATACTATTCAGGGTTTTAATATCTGTGAATAAAATTACGCCAGATGTATTGGGATGGCCAAAATATCTCTaactcaaaaaatatatatatccaattctttccttttttatgaCGTCGGGGTCATTCTTAACACATTAGAGCTAGGAAAACATGTGATGCGCAACCTGGAATGCACCTTATTTTGATTAACcttgtatgaaaaaaaatgatatgttctgtaaaatgtttttcacgTGGGTTGTTTTAGCTGGAAGACGGCAGAGAGGTTGTTTCTTGATGCAATGGAGAAGATTAAAGCCATAGGAAACGAGGTAATTGTTCGTTTATTTCATTGAAAAGGTTTTGACTGACAGATGACTTAAAACATGGCCAGGAATGAATCCTTTATGCTTTTTGCGGTTATCCGTTCAAATTTTAGGTGACTGTGGACAAATGGGAGCCTTTGTTAAACAACTTGGGCCACGTGTGTCGAAAACTGAAGTGAGTATGGATTTTGAACTTGATTGAATGGTCTCAAATTAGCGTGACAGTGGAGTGGAAGAGCACATACAGCACTAATACTGGGAGCAAAATTGATCCCAATTGGGATATTATCCACTTTAAAGAAGGCTGTTGAGTGCACTCTGTTCTCATTTGTTCATGCCTCTCTATTATTtttccctcacctccctcctaCATGCTATTTTCAGAAATGTGCTCGCTTGTTCTGTTGCAATCATTCAGAATGTAGAGCCCTCATTGGGAATTCATGAAAAGACCCTTTAATGAATTATGCATAGCCACCACTCAATAGATTTAAGGGTCTTTGCAGATTGTGTGCAGAAGAGGTTGTTTTGAAAGGCCATGGTAGTTTTTATGTACAAAAGGGTTTCATCTGCATGGGGTCAAGGCGTTAAGGTTGTGGCTGTGTGCATGCATCAATTTTCATGCTGTTTATCTATAAAGGAAaatgaaatctgtgtgtgtgctgatatGAGAACTCTGTAGTGCATGTGTTATTTTGGCATTACTCTATTTAGTTTTCTGATCACAGTGCCTTCCTTGATGACAGTGGTTTGCACCTCAGTCACAAACTCGCTTAGTTGGGATCTGCAGACAGGCGACAAAAAAGACGTTCTGTTCTGGCTTAGGGGGCCTTAAAGAAAACCCGCTATATGCAAAATATTGTATACAGCTGaatttgtgtttgtcacaaTCCTAGAAAACAGTTCTTCAGATCCTTCAAATGTACTATTTGATCAAATTTAGTTAGTCTGTATTGATTGATCCATCCAAACAATATACAAAGTATACTGTGGCGTTTGTTTCCATAGAAAGTACGACCAGGCTCTGGAGTACCACCGCCAGGCGCTGGTGTTAATTCCTCAGCACGCCTCCACCTACTCGTCCATAGGATACGTGCACAGCCTCATGGGGGACTTTGAGAGTGCCATCGACTACTTTCATACGGTACGGGGCTATTCTCTTTGATCCGGGGGGTCTTTTTGAGCTTTTTGTAAGAATCTTTCTTATTAAAGGATTTATGGTCTACTCTGATAGCTATCAGACATAAGCGTTAAGACGTGAGTGCAAGTAAACATCCCCAGCCATAACACCACCAACATATATGGTGTAGTAAGTCTGTGGGACTTCAGTAACATAAAAGGATCACTTGTGATGAGTCCATTATTGTTTTGCTCTCTTAACAAATAGATAGAAACATTACACGTctgtttgtttgattgtttgtttttctgtgcagGCACTCGGGCTGAAAAGGGACGACACTTTCTCTGTGACGATGCTCGGCCACTGCATCGAGATGTACATCGGTGACACAGATGCCTACATAGGTAGGACGTGCTGTTTTGGATTTTGGATACAGCTTCGTTACTCCTGCTTTTATCGCTTGGCCTTTTTTATCAGGCTGAgttgaaaaggattttttttatcctcaatGAAAAAATGTCTCAAAACCGTCCGCTGACGTTCGCTTTCCTTTTTGTtgcaaatattcaaatgtctGTCGTACACGCCGGCTGACGTCTTCATGCGTGTCGtcatttgtcccccccccccccccccccaaaaggcaCGGACATCAACGACAAGGTGCGAGGCGGCTTGAACACTCCGGCGCTGATTAAGATGCTGAACACGTCGGAGCCCGGGGAAGCCGGCGCCACGCCCAGGTTAGAAGACGCCAGCATCGCGTCCTTGGAGACGCCGCTGTCGAGTCAGGACAAGATGATGCTGGAGACGCCTCTGCGGCTCTCCCTGACCCTCGAGTGCGACATGTACGAGAGCGACATGATGTTGGACACGTTGTCGGACGCCAGCACGTGATCTCATCGGGTCGCAGCGACCGATTGTCATAGGCACACATAAGCGAGCCCATGGACAGCTATCCAACCCAAATCTCTGGCACGTGTCGTCCATCGACGGTTTCCTGTGGATTCTGCTTCTTGTGCATTAAGTGTGGATGTCCCTGTTAGTGACAAAACACA harbors:
- the cdc16 gene encoding cell division cycle protein 16 homolog, which produces MNLDRLRKRVRQYIDQQQYQSALFWADKIASLSHEDPQDIYWLAQCLYLTSQYHRASHALRSRKLDKLYAACQYLAARCHYAAKEFQQALDILDTEEPACKKLLDRSVKEDIGTPESTKDWDMPPASVNSSICLLRGKIYDAMDNRPLATSSYKEALKLDVYCFEAFDLLTSHHMLTAQEEKDFLDSLPLSQQCTEEEEELLHFLFENKLKKYNKPSDLVVPEMVNGLQDNLDVVVSLAERHYYNCDFKMCYKLTSMVMVKDPFHANCLPVHIGTLVELGKANELFYLSHKLVDLYPNNPVSWFAVGCYYLMVGHKNEHARRYLSKATTLERTYGPAWIAYGHSFAVESEHDQAMAAYFTAAQLMKGCHLPMLYIGLEYGLTNNSKLAERFFSQALSIAPEDPFVIHEVAVVAFQNGDWKTAERLFLDAMEKIKAIGNEVTVDKWEPLLNNLGHVCRKLKKYDQALEYHRQALVLIPQHASTYSSIGYVHSLMGDFESAIDYFHTALGLKRDDTFSVTMLGHCIEMYIGDTDAYIGTDINDKVRGGLNTPALIKMLNTSEPGEAGATPRLEDASIASLETPLSSQDKMMLETPLRLSLTLECDMYESDMMLDTLSDAST